A genome region from Triticum aestivum cultivar Chinese Spring chromosome 2B, IWGSC CS RefSeq v2.1, whole genome shotgun sequence includes the following:
- the LOC123040701 gene encoding zinc finger CCCH domain-containing protein 33-like gives MELDMYKMVAQANGEVTYQLTDPTTWGAWAHEGHRLWASMPEDFWLYEYKVRMCPQPYSHDWTACPYAHKDERARRRDPRRFNYVAISCPEYRVNARAHAQLRLAGAGLPPPTCARGLRCRYAHGVFELWLHPSRFRTRKCDAGTRCQRQICFFAHFTRELRSEDRIATFAAAAVRPSTFAMPRTPPHILQRAPSTSVTHPQDVPAPQLFDDVTPQATPNRLRMLSLYYAITGDDVFSSPIATATAAAVAAAATTMPTMRVPLMAYEEEEEDSKSVHYANDEDSLLNDYPHRDLIMDFMH, from the coding sequence ATGGAACTGGACATGTATAAAATGGTGGCACAGGCGAACGGCGAGGTCACGTACCAGCTGACCGACCCGACGACATGGGGCGCGTGGGCGCACGAGGGGCACCGGCTCTGGGCGTCCATGCCAGAAGACTTCTGGCTATACGAGTACAAGGTGCGGATGTGCCCGCAGCCGTACAGCCATGACTGGACAGCGTGCCCCTACGCGCACAAGGACGAGCGCGCACGCCGCCGCGACCCGCGCCGCTTCAACTACGTCGCCATCTCCTGCCCGGAGTACCGTGTCAATGCGCGCGCGCATGCGCAGCTCCGGCTCGCCGGCGCTGGGCTCCCGCCGCCGACCTGCGCACGCGGCCTCAGGTGCCGCTACGCGCACGGCGTCTTCGAGTTGTGGCTGCACCCATCCCGGTTCCGCACACGCAAGTGTGATGCAGGCACGCGCTGCCAGCGCCAGATCTGCTTCTTCGCACACTTCACCCGCGAGCTCAGGAGCGAGGACCGCATCGCCACCTTCGCCGCCGCTGCAGTGCGGCCTTCGACCTTCGCCATGCCGCGGACGCCGCCCCACATCCTCCAACGCGCTCCATCCACTTCGGTGACGCATCCGCAGGATGTTCCAGCTCCACAGCTGTTCGACGATGTCACCCCGCAGGCCACTCCAAACAGACTTCGCATGCTGAGCCTATACTATGCCATCACTGGGGACGATGTTTTCTCCTCCCCCATCGCCACTGCCaccgctgccgccgtcgccgctgctgcgACCACCATGCCGACCATGAGGGTGCCCTTAATGGCgtacgaggaggaagaggaggactcTAAATCCGTCCACTATGCGAACGACGAAGACTCCCTGCTGAACGACTACCCACACCGAGATCTCATCATGGACTTTATGCACTAG